A single window of Intrasporangium calvum DSM 43043 DNA harbors:
- a CDS encoding methyltransferase domain-containing protein gives MQCHYFDAARCRSCTLMGVPYAAQLASKQERCRAALAGSATSVSWLEPFAGPENAFRNKAKLVVGGRRGAVTVGILDAENRGVDLRDCGLYEPGLQDLVPRVADLVDDLLLEPYDIPTRRGELKHLLLTRSPTSEVMLRFVLRSQRDLALLRARLHIVQDRLPEVVVVSVNIQPVHQAVIEGPTEVVLTRADALTMPVNGIALHLRPNSFFQTNTEVASALYRQVDEWVDRVDPAQVLDLYCGVGGFALHAARSGRLGRRRVMGVEVSPDAVESARRSAAELRRQHSDLGPVCFQSGDATAAGALGGAGSEEARPGAHTLVIVNPPRRGIGPDLAGRLEASQVGHVVYSSCNVDSLARDLEALPSFSAREARLFDMFPQTSHHEVAVLLERTAG, from the coding sequence ATGCAGTGCCACTACTTCGATGCCGCCCGGTGCCGCTCGTGCACCCTCATGGGTGTGCCGTATGCCGCTCAGCTCGCTTCCAAGCAGGAGCGGTGCCGTGCCGCGCTGGCTGGGTCCGCGACGTCCGTCTCGTGGCTCGAGCCCTTCGCAGGACCTGAGAACGCCTTCCGGAACAAGGCGAAGCTCGTCGTCGGCGGTCGGCGCGGCGCCGTCACCGTCGGGATCCTCGATGCCGAGAACCGCGGCGTCGACCTGCGCGACTGCGGGCTCTACGAGCCGGGCCTGCAGGACCTGGTCCCCCGTGTCGCCGACCTCGTCGACGACCTGCTTCTCGAGCCCTACGACATTCCCACGAGACGTGGTGAGCTCAAGCACCTGCTGCTGACCCGCTCCCCCACCAGCGAGGTGATGCTTCGGTTCGTCCTGCGGTCGCAGCGCGACCTCGCACTGCTGCGTGCACGTCTCCACATCGTCCAGGACCGGCTGCCAGAGGTCGTCGTCGTCTCGGTGAACATTCAACCAGTGCACCAGGCCGTCATCGAGGGGCCGACGGAGGTCGTGCTCACCCGGGCTGATGCCCTGACGATGCCGGTCAACGGCATCGCTCTGCACCTGCGGCCGAACAGCTTCTTCCAGACGAACACCGAGGTCGCCTCCGCGCTCTACCGGCAGGTCGACGAGTGGGTCGACCGGGTCGACCCCGCCCAGGTGCTCGACCTGTACTGCGGCGTGGGCGGATTCGCCTTGCACGCCGCCCGGTCCGGCCGGTTGGGGCGGCGGCGAGTGATGGGTGTGGAGGTGTCCCCCGACGCTGTGGAGAGCGCCCGGCGCAGCGCCGCTGAGCTGCGCCGCCAGCATTCCGACCTCGGTCCGGTGTGCTTCCAGTCCGGGGACGCCACGGCGGCCGGCGCCCTCGGTGGCGCGGGATCCGAAGAGGCGCGGCCCGGCGCCCACACCCTCGTCATCGTCAATCCGCCCCGGCGCGGCATCGGACCGGACCTCGCCGGGAGGCTCGAGGCTTCACAAGTCGGCCACGTCGTCTACTCCAGCTGCAACGTCGACAGCCTCGCACGCGATCTCGAGGCGCTCCCCTCCTTCAGCGCCCGCGAAGCGCGCCTGTTCGACATGTTCCCCCAGACCTCGCACCACGAGGTGGCCGTGCTCCTGGAACGGACGGCGGGCTGA
- a CDS encoding DUF2332 domain-containing protein — protein sequence MRRDEARRATIERRFSEFAREFGHLPLYGRLARELSQDGEAAGLLLAAQPGQDRPVLWFAALHDLVLQRPDLPAARWYPSVVGHGHVASGDPWPDVRDTVLAHREELTATIATHTTQTNEVNRCVYLAAGLAAATRDRSADAADSIALVELGASAGLLLGIDRYAVMLTRDGHGSVAGDPGSPVRCAGADRSRSAVRIEPLPRITGRAGIDRAPVCPDDEAGVRWLSACLWPDVPGRVERFRAAVDVMGQRPPPLVRGDLVDDLRVVVAAARADEPSTSHVVVFSSWALTYVEASRRAELDDRITALGGELPALSWLTAEPRGAAPGLPGPEAARPDAGGTVLGLRRWRDGVEDQPMVLGMCHPHGDWIDLVPLPSG from the coding sequence ATGCGCCGCGACGAGGCGCGCCGGGCCACCATCGAGCGCCGGTTCAGCGAGTTCGCCCGCGAGTTCGGTCACCTGCCGCTCTACGGGAGGCTGGCTCGCGAGCTGTCCCAGGACGGCGAGGCTGCCGGGCTCCTCCTGGCCGCCCAGCCCGGGCAGGACCGACCCGTCCTGTGGTTCGCGGCCCTGCATGACCTCGTGCTGCAGCGACCAGACCTGCCTGCGGCCCGGTGGTATCCCAGTGTCGTGGGCCACGGGCACGTGGCCAGCGGCGACCCGTGGCCCGATGTCCGTGACACCGTGCTCGCGCACCGCGAGGAGCTGACGGCGACGATCGCCACCCACACCACCCAGACCAACGAGGTCAACCGTTGCGTCTACCTCGCCGCCGGCCTGGCCGCGGCCACCCGTGACCGTTCCGCCGACGCCGCTGACTCGATCGCGCTCGTCGAGCTGGGAGCCAGCGCCGGTCTCCTGCTGGGGATCGACCGCTACGCCGTCATGCTCACCCGCGACGGGCACGGATCCGTGGCCGGCGACCCGGGCTCCCCGGTGCGGTGCGCGGGCGCGGACCGCTCTCGCTCGGCGGTCCGGATCGAGCCCCTTCCGCGCATCACCGGACGCGCCGGGATCGACCGGGCCCCCGTGTGCCCCGACGACGAAGCAGGGGTCCGTTGGCTCTCCGCCTGCCTCTGGCCCGACGTCCCGGGTCGCGTCGAACGTTTCCGGGCCGCCGTTGACGTCATGGGGCAGCGGCCCCCGCCGCTGGTGCGGGGCGACCTCGTGGACGACCTCCGCGTGGTGGTCGCTGCCGCTCGCGCCGACGAGCCCTCGACCTCACACGTGGTCGTGTTCAGCTCCTGGGCCCTGACCTATGTCGAGGCGTCTCGCCGGGCCGAGCTGGACGACCGGATCACGGCCCTGGGCGGTGAGCTGCCGGCGCTCTCCTGGCTCACCGCGGAGCCGCGCGGAGCGGCGCCCGGACTCCCGGGCCCGGAGGCCGCGCGGCCCGACGCGGGCGGGACCGTCCTGGGGCTCCGTCGCTGGCGGGACGGCGTGGAGGACCAGCCCATGGTCCTCGGTATGTGCCATCCGCACGGCGACTGGATCGACCTGGTGCCACTGCCCTCCGGATGA
- a CDS encoding alpha-amylase family protein, with product MSSGTAASAEAEPTTEQVLDELSRPERTSLRLRMERWAPDLDAALRQLYPTADIAQLSARLLAVAARGYRDRDEDLRILDERRLLRPDWLQQPGMFGYACYTDRFAGRLLDLPAKLDYLSELGVTYLHLMPLLQPRAGDNDGGYAVADYRSVRPDLGSNDDLQALTRTLRARGISLVCDLVLNHVAREHDWAERARAGDDHYRAYFHVFPDREEPDAYERSLPEVFPDFAPGNFTWDPDLSGWVWTTFNEWQWDVNWSNPDVLCEYAEIVVHLANLGVEVLRLDAIAFTWKRLGTSCQNQPEVHALTQALRAVARIACPGVAFKAEAIVGPRDLVQYLGTGSHAGRVSELAYHNSLMVQVWSMLATGNVVLARRALAALPETPPTSTWICYVRCHDDIGWAIDDGDAHAVGLDGPSHRRFLSEWYSGDHPGSWADGLVFQENPATGDKRISGTAAALAGLSTGPTADAVNRSLARVFLAHAIIAGWGGIPVVWSGDELGQPNDPRWRAEAGHEDDNRWAHRPRLDWRLAEHRDHLSSTVGKVFQGIAHLARTRRSLPQLHAAALTRVDPDSDEGVLVIERRHPSGTMVCVYNVTDTWRPVAMDIFARAGISEPLNALSGHAVVGGADGNAMVSPYAAWWVIDTASFYA from the coding sequence ATGTCCAGCGGAACAGCAGCCAGCGCGGAAGCGGAGCCGACCACCGAGCAGGTGCTCGACGAGCTCAGCCGGCCCGAGCGCACCAGTCTGAGGCTCCGCATGGAGCGCTGGGCCCCCGACCTCGACGCTGCCCTGCGCCAGCTGTACCCCACCGCCGACATCGCGCAGCTCAGCGCGCGGCTCCTTGCCGTGGCCGCCCGGGGGTACCGCGACCGGGACGAGGACCTGCGGATCCTCGACGAACGTCGACTGCTCCGTCCCGACTGGCTCCAGCAGCCGGGAATGTTCGGCTACGCCTGCTACACCGACCGTTTCGCCGGTCGGCTGCTGGACCTGCCGGCGAAACTCGACTACCTCTCGGAGCTGGGCGTCACGTATCTGCACCTGATGCCGCTGCTGCAACCCCGCGCCGGAGACAACGACGGTGGCTACGCCGTGGCTGACTACCGCAGCGTCCGGCCCGACCTGGGCAGCAACGACGACCTCCAGGCCCTGACCCGCACCCTGCGGGCCCGCGGGATCTCCCTCGTCTGCGACCTCGTGCTCAACCACGTCGCACGCGAACACGACTGGGCCGAGCGCGCCCGGGCGGGCGACGACCACTACCGCGCCTACTTCCACGTCTTCCCCGACCGGGAGGAGCCTGACGCCTACGAGCGGTCCCTGCCCGAGGTCTTCCCCGACTTCGCCCCCGGAAACTTCACGTGGGACCCCGACCTCTCCGGCTGGGTCTGGACGACGTTCAACGAGTGGCAGTGGGACGTCAACTGGTCCAATCCCGACGTGCTCTGCGAGTACGCAGAGATCGTCGTCCACCTCGCCAACCTCGGCGTGGAGGTCCTGCGCCTCGATGCCATCGCCTTCACCTGGAAGCGGCTGGGGACCTCGTGCCAGAACCAGCCGGAGGTCCATGCCCTGACCCAGGCCCTGCGCGCCGTCGCCCGGATCGCGTGTCCCGGCGTCGCGTTCAAGGCAGAAGCGATCGTCGGTCCCCGCGACCTGGTCCAGTACCTCGGCACCGGGAGCCATGCCGGACGGGTCAGCGAGCTGGCCTACCACAACAGCCTCATGGTTCAGGTGTGGTCGATGCTGGCCACGGGCAACGTCGTTCTCGCCCGAAGGGCCCTCGCCGCGTTGCCGGAGACCCCTCCCACGAGCACGTGGATCTGCTACGTCCGGTGTCACGACGACATCGGCTGGGCGATCGACGACGGCGACGCTCACGCAGTGGGCCTCGACGGACCCTCCCACCGACGGTTCCTCTCCGAGTGGTACTCGGGTGACCACCCGGGATCGTGGGCGGACGGTCTCGTCTTCCAGGAGAACCCGGCCACCGGAGACAAGCGGATCAGCGGCACGGCGGCCGCTCTCGCCGGTCTCAGCACGGGCCCCACTGCCGACGCCGTCAACCGCTCGCTCGCCCGGGTCTTCCTGGCCCACGCGATCATCGCGGGCTGGGGTGGCATCCCGGTCGTCTGGAGCGGCGACGAGCTGGGTCAGCCCAACGACCCGCGATGGCGTGCGGAGGCCGGTCACGAGGACGACAACCGGTGGGCTCACCGGCCCCGCCTCGACTGGAGGCTGGCCGAGCACCGTGACCACCTCTCGAGCACCGTCGGCAAGGTCTTCCAAGGCATTGCCCACCTCGCGCGGACGAGGCGCTCGCTGCCACAGCTCCATGCGGCGGCCCTGACGAGGGTCGACCCGGACTCCGACGAGGGCGTTCTCGTCATCGAGCGGCGCCATCCGAGCGGCACCATGGTGTGCGTCTACAACGTGACCGACACGTGGCGGCCCGTCGCGATGGACATCTTCGCCCGAGCGGGGATCAGCGAGCCGCTCAATGCCCTGAGCGGGCACGCGGTCGTCGGGGGAGCGGACGGTAACGCCATGGTCAGCCCCTATGCCGCTTGGTGGGTCATCGACACAGCATCTTTTTATGCATGA
- a CDS encoding Fic family protein yields MDWPPIATVPRTWTPRPEGLAATSRRARRSVPASFLTAVAPPIAATAVHLPGDLAADLDEATRLLTAFDAGGAGEVAPFAAILLRSESAASSHIENLTSSARALAEAAIGAGDRSDALSILANVRTMQAAMDLAGDLDEDSILAMHRALLTGQSQLRPGRWREEQVWIGGSGLHPGDADFVPPVAGDVPALMADLSSFLARDDVPPLALAALGHAQFETIHPFTDGNGRTGRALLHASLVNTGVIHRVTVPISAGLLVEKGRYFSALTSYRDGDAAPILRCVAQAARTGVAVGERLVARLRQVRAEWDDRVSARADSAVWRIADLVLRQPVVTAKLVTAEHDVSAPTAQAALARLVEAEVLVESTGWRRNRVYRSPEVLEALDGYAESLGRRSR; encoded by the coding sequence ATGGACTGGCCACCGATTGCGACTGTCCCGCGGACCTGGACGCCGCGGCCCGAGGGCTTGGCGGCGACCTCGCGACGCGCACGACGCAGCGTTCCCGCGTCCTTTCTCACCGCGGTCGCGCCGCCGATCGCAGCCACCGCGGTCCACCTGCCCGGCGACCTCGCGGCAGACCTGGATGAGGCCACCCGGCTGCTCACCGCGTTCGATGCCGGGGGAGCGGGCGAGGTCGCACCCTTCGCCGCCATCCTGCTTCGGTCCGAGAGCGCAGCCAGCTCCCACATCGAGAACCTCACCTCGTCAGCGCGGGCCCTCGCCGAGGCGGCGATCGGGGCCGGGGACCGGAGCGACGCCCTGTCGATCCTGGCCAACGTGCGGACGATGCAGGCGGCGATGGACCTTGCCGGGGACCTGGACGAGGACTCGATCCTCGCCATGCACCGGGCCCTGTTGACGGGACAGAGCCAGCTGCGCCCCGGTCGGTGGCGGGAGGAGCAGGTGTGGATCGGGGGCAGTGGCCTGCACCCAGGGGACGCCGACTTCGTTCCTCCGGTGGCGGGGGACGTTCCCGCCCTGATGGCGGACCTGTCCTCCTTCCTCGCCCGCGACGACGTGCCCCCGCTCGCCCTTGCCGCGCTGGGCCACGCACAGTTCGAGACGATCCACCCGTTCACGGACGGCAACGGCAGGACCGGTCGAGCCCTGCTCCACGCGTCGTTGGTCAACACCGGGGTCATCCACCGTGTCACGGTGCCCATCTCCGCCGGGCTCCTCGTCGAAAAGGGGCGCTACTTCAGTGCCCTGACGTCCTACCGGGACGGTGACGCGGCTCCGATCCTCCGGTGCGTCGCGCAGGCCGCCCGAACCGGTGTGGCCGTGGGGGAGCGGCTCGTCGCGCGACTCCGGCAGGTGCGCGCGGAGTGGGACGACCGCGTATCGGCCCGGGCCGACTCCGCCGTGTGGCGCATCGCGGACCTCGTCCTGCGCCAACCGGTCGTGACGGCCAAGCTCGTCACGGCTGAGCACGACGTCTCCGCGCCCACGGCACAGGCCGCACTGGCCCGGCTCGTCGAAGCCGAGGTACTGGTCGAGTCGACGGGCTGGCGGCGCAACCGGGTCTATCGCTCCCCGGAGGTCCTCGAGGCTCTCGACGGCTACGCCGAGAGCCTCGGCCGCCGCAGCAGGTGA
- a CDS encoding L-threonylcarbamoyladenylate synthase, whose translation MAKYFDVHPVDPQARRIAQAVQILRDGGLIAYPTDSGFALGCSLDNPDGRSRILRIRGLDDRHHFTLVCADFAQLGQFAQLDNTVFRAVKSHTPGPYTFIVPATKQVPRRLLHPKKRTVGVRIPDHPVVRALLQAHGEPILSSTLLMPGDEEPMTDGWAIKERLDHVVDAVIDSGECGLEPTTVVDFSDGYAELIRVGAGDPSDFEA comes from the coding sequence ATGGCGAAGTACTTCGACGTGCACCCGGTCGATCCGCAGGCTCGGCGCATCGCCCAGGCCGTCCAGATCCTGCGCGACGGTGGGCTCATCGCCTACCCGACGGACTCGGGCTTCGCACTGGGGTGCTCCCTCGACAACCCCGACGGCAGGAGCCGCATCCTGCGGATCCGCGGCCTCGACGACCGGCACCACTTCACCCTCGTGTGTGCCGACTTCGCGCAGCTGGGCCAGTTCGCGCAGCTGGACAACACGGTCTTCCGCGCCGTGAAGTCGCACACACCCGGGCCCTACACCTTCATCGTCCCGGCGACCAAGCAGGTGCCCCGCCGGCTGCTCCACCCGAAGAAGCGGACCGTCGGGGTGCGCATCCCCGACCACCCGGTCGTGCGCGCCCTCCTGCAGGCCCACGGGGAGCCGATCCTCTCGAGCACGCTGCTGATGCCGGGTGACGAGGAGCCGATGACGGACGGCTGGGCGATCAAGGAGCGCCTCGACCACGTCGTCGACGCGGTGATCGACTCGGGGGAGTGCGGGCTCGAGCCGACGACGGTGGTGGACTTCTCGGACGGCTATGCGGAACTGATCCGGGTCGGCGCCGGCGACCCGTCCGACTTCGAGGCGTAG
- a CDS encoding DUF2695 domain-containing protein, which yields MSNVIHIFTGSRVDPKVGVVPRSGECLGCFTHRMVLAGGCSNGLGWAEHYRLVRARRAVTLRRRLTALGARCDCEVIHEIWQPSPVLWTRDPQSGDLAAPSVLPPCEGVRPGSTKPCSWWVSGASLAL from the coding sequence ATGTCCAACGTCATCCACATCTTCACCGGCAGCCGGGTCGACCCCAAGGTCGGTGTCGTGCCGCGATCGGGCGAGTGCCTCGGGTGCTTCACCCACCGGATGGTGCTCGCCGGCGGCTGCAGCAACGGTCTCGGCTGGGCTGAGCACTACCGACTCGTCCGGGCGCGGCGCGCCGTGACTCTGCGGCGGCGCCTGACCGCCCTCGGGGCGCGATGTGACTGCGAGGTGATCCACGAGATCTGGCAGCCGTCACCAGTGCTCTGGACCCGGGACCCGCAGTCGGGGGACCTCGCCGCGCCGAGCGTCCTTCCCCCGTGCGAAGGCGTCCGCCCCGGGTCCACGAAGCCGTGTTCGTGGTGGGTCAGTGGCGCCAGCCTCGCACTGTGA
- a CDS encoding FMN reductase gives MTTRLAVITAGITEPSSTRLLADRLTEAVVRALGAEDVLVDVIEVREVAHDLTNNVLTGFASPDLQARLDAIVAADALIVSTPIYSASYSGLFKMLVDVLPKDSLRGKPVLLGATGGTARHSLAIDHALRPLFAYLGALVAPVAVFAASEDWGSVAAGRLGARIDRAGADFVRIVAGAPAPAVLDPFEDVTPFESLLAEASRG, from the coding sequence ATGACCACCCGACTCGCCGTCATCACGGCCGGCATCACCGAACCGTCGTCCACCCGGCTGCTCGCCGACCGCCTGACCGAGGCGGTCGTCCGGGCGCTGGGCGCCGAGGACGTCCTCGTTGACGTCATCGAGGTTCGCGAGGTCGCCCATGACCTGACCAACAACGTGCTCACCGGCTTCGCGTCGCCGGACCTGCAGGCCCGTCTCGACGCCATCGTCGCGGCCGACGCCCTCATCGTGTCGACCCCGATCTACAGCGCGTCCTACAGCGGTCTCTTCAAGATGCTCGTCGACGTCCTGCCCAAGGACTCGTTGCGGGGCAAGCCGGTGCTCCTCGGCGCGACCGGGGGCACGGCGCGGCACTCGCTCGCCATCGACCATGCGCTGCGGCCGCTGTTCGCCTACCTGGGCGCCCTCGTCGCACCGGTCGCGGTCTTCGCCGCGTCGGAGGACTGGGGGAGCGTGGCGGCGGGCCGGCTCGGGGCGAGGATCGACCGGGCGGGCGCCGACTTCGTCCGGATCGTCGCGGGCGCGCCCGCGCCGGCGGTCCTCGACCCGTTCGAGGACGTCACGCCGTTCGAGTCCCTCCTCGCCGAGGCGTCTCGCGGCTGA
- a CDS encoding LLM class flavin-dependent oxidoreductase, whose protein sequence is MQFGIFTVGDVTTDPTTGRTPTEQERIKATVAIARKAEEVGLDVFATGEHHNPPFVAPANPTVLLANLAAVTERIILTTSTTLITTNDPVRLAEDYAYLQHLADGRIDLMMGRGNTGPVYPWFGKDIRDGIPLAIENYALLHRLWREDVVNWQGKYRTPLQGFTSTPRPLDGVPPFVWHGSIRSPEIAEQAAYYGDGFFSNHIFWPSSHARQMVQLYRRRFEHYGHGSADQAIVGLGGQVFMRANSQDAIREFRPYFDNAPVYGHGPSLEDFMAQTPLLVGSPQQVIEATLGYRDYVGDYQRQLWLMDHAGLPLKTVLEQLDILGEEVVPVLRKEFAALKPAHVPDAPTHASLVAQAGGGHDATVYAPADDVTGASPDASRTPTPANGEPR, encoded by the coding sequence ATGCAGTTCGGGATCTTCACGGTCGGCGACGTGACCACCGACCCCACCACCGGCCGGACCCCCACCGAGCAGGAGCGGATCAAGGCCACGGTCGCCATCGCGCGCAAGGCTGAGGAGGTCGGCCTCGACGTGTTCGCGACGGGTGAGCACCACAACCCGCCGTTCGTCGCCCCCGCCAACCCCACCGTGCTGCTCGCGAACCTGGCCGCCGTGACGGAGCGGATCATCCTCACGACCTCGACCACCCTCATCACGACGAACGACCCGGTTCGGCTCGCCGAGGACTACGCCTACCTCCAACACCTCGCCGACGGCCGGATCGACCTCATGATGGGGCGCGGGAACACCGGACCGGTCTACCCGTGGTTCGGGAAGGACATCCGCGACGGCATCCCGCTCGCCATCGAGAACTATGCGCTGCTCCACCGACTGTGGCGCGAGGACGTCGTCAACTGGCAGGGCAAGTACCGCACCCCCCTGCAGGGCTTCACCTCGACCCCGCGGCCGCTCGACGGGGTGCCGCCCTTCGTGTGGCACGGCTCGATCCGCAGCCCCGAGATCGCCGAGCAGGCCGCCTACTACGGTGACGGCTTCTTCTCGAACCACATCTTCTGGCCCTCCAGCCACGCCCGCCAGATGGTGCAGCTCTACCGGCGCCGCTTCGAGCACTACGGCCACGGCTCGGCGGACCAGGCGATCGTCGGCCTGGGTGGCCAGGTCTTCATGCGGGCCAACAGCCAGGACGCCATCCGCGAGTTCCGACCGTACTTCGACAACGCCCCCGTCTACGGGCACGGCCCCTCGCTCGAGGACTTCATGGCGCAGACCCCGCTCCTCGTCGGCAGCCCCCAGCAGGTCATCGAGGCCACGCTCGGCTACCGCGACTACGTCGGTGACTACCAGCGTCAGCTCTGGCTGATGGACCACGCCGGGCTGCCGCTCAAGACGGTCCTCGAGCAGCTCGACATCCTCGGCGAGGAGGTCGTGCCCGTCCTCCGCAAGGAGTTCGCCGCGCTCAAGCCCGCCCACGTGCCGGACGCACCCACCCACGCCTCGCTCGTCGCCCAGGCCGGCGGCGGTCACGACGCGACCGTCTATGCCCCCGCCGACGACGTGACGGGCGCCTCGCCCGACGCGTCGCGCACCCCCACCCCCGCGAACGGAGAGCCCCGATGA
- a CDS encoding TrmH family RNA methyltransferase, with translation MTPEISPKDRFITVYGRNPVHEVLLDPDLHVDKVVIADSARGSGLTEIRRAAGRRGITVQSAPAERVKKLAGNGRQDQGVFADVVAPRMLPLEVAIDHADLRTVLVLDGITTPANVGMILRSATAAGIDGIVVPRRGVASIDPLVVKASAGIAFRAPILKTFTAVEAVTALKEAGFHIVGLDADGDDDLFTAHLRERVAVVLGSETAGHGPEVARLVDTWVSIPMTGGVESLNVSAAAAVVCFELVRRARS, from the coding sequence GTGACGCCAGAGATCTCCCCCAAGGACCGGTTCATCACGGTCTACGGGCGCAACCCGGTCCACGAGGTGCTGCTCGACCCTGACCTGCACGTCGACAAGGTCGTCATCGCGGACAGTGCGCGCGGGTCGGGGCTCACGGAGATCCGCCGCGCGGCCGGCCGGCGCGGGATCACGGTCCAGTCCGCCCCAGCCGAGCGGGTCAAGAAGCTGGCCGGCAACGGCCGCCAGGACCAGGGCGTCTTCGCCGATGTCGTGGCCCCACGGATGCTTCCGCTCGAGGTCGCCATCGACCACGCCGACCTGCGCACCGTCCTCGTCCTCGACGGCATCACGACTCCGGCGAACGTCGGGATGATCCTGCGCTCGGCCACGGCGGCCGGCATCGACGGCATCGTCGTGCCCCGCCGGGGCGTGGCCTCCATCGACCCGCTCGTCGTCAAGGCGTCGGCCGGCATTGCGTTCCGGGCCCCGATCCTCAAGACGTTCACCGCGGTGGAAGCGGTCACCGCCCTGAAGGAGGCCGGCTTCCACATCGTCGGGCTCGACGCCGATGGGGACGACGACCTCTTCACGGCCCACCTGCGCGAACGGGTCGCCGTCGTCCTCGGCAGCGAGACGGCCGGCCACGGGCCGGAGGTCGCGCGACTCGTGGACACCTGGGTGTCGATCCCGATGACGGGCGGCGTCGAGTCGCTCAACGTGTCGGCAGCGGCCGCTGTCGTCTGTTTCGAGCTGGTCCGCCGCGCCCGGTCGTGA
- a CDS encoding PhzF family phenazine biosynthesis protein encodes MDLRFRLLNVFSVDDDPFSGNPLCVFDDAGELDTEQMQAWARQFNLSETTFITCTRLPAAEADVRIFTASYEMPFAGHPTLGTAHVVADLCDGGGRGCDAVTLSMPAGRIPVRRVDGGWQLRANPAVTRPLESSASEVGDVLGVQAAAVVGEGGHWVDAGVEQLLVQLADADAVAACAPDVRGVHRVLSMPGREPQVYVWAWTGESSVTARMFSATGTALEEDPATGSAAANLGSWLSLRDRRGQELTISQGAQVSRPSRLAVSVDDDGTVFVAGQVTEVGSGSVTTGRGGPARNRRQRPLPTR; translated from the coding sequence ATGGACCTGCGCTTCCGGCTGCTCAACGTGTTCTCCGTCGACGACGACCCGTTCTCGGGCAACCCGCTCTGTGTCTTCGACGACGCCGGCGAGCTCGACACCGAGCAGATGCAGGCGTGGGCAAGGCAGTTCAACCTCAGCGAGACGACCTTCATCACCTGCACGCGGCTGCCGGCAGCGGAGGCAGACGTCCGCATCTTCACCGCCTCCTACGAGATGCCGTTCGCCGGCCACCCCACCCTCGGAACCGCCCACGTCGTCGCTGACCTCTGCGACGGTGGCGGCAGGGGCTGCGACGCGGTCACCCTGTCGATGCCCGCCGGTCGCATCCCGGTGCGGCGGGTCGACGGGGGTTGGCAGCTGCGGGCGAACCCGGCGGTCACGCGGCCGCTCGAGAGCTCCGCGTCCGAGGTCGGGGACGTGCTGGGAGTCCAGGCCGCCGCCGTGGTCGGTGAGGGCGGGCACTGGGTCGATGCCGGCGTCGAGCAGCTCCTCGTCCAGCTCGCCGATGCCGACGCGGTCGCGGCCTGCGCCCCCGACGTGCGCGGGGTGCACCGGGTGCTCTCGATGCCGGGCCGCGAACCGCAGGTCTACGTCTGGGCGTGGACGGGGGAGTCCTCGGTCACTGCGCGAATGTTCTCGGCGACGGGCACTGCCCTCGAGGAGGACCCGGCGACGGGATCCGCCGCGGCCAACCTCGGCAGCTGGCTCTCATTGAGGGACCGGCGCGGGCAGGAGCTGACGATCTCGCAGGGCGCCCAGGTCTCCAGGCCGTCGCGCCTCGCCGTGTCGGTCGACGACGACGGGACCGTCTTCGTCGCCGGTCAAGTCACGGAGGTCGGATCGGGCAGCGTCACGACCGGGCGCGGCGGACCAGCTCGAAACAGACGACAGCGGCCGCTGCCGACACGTTGA
- a CDS encoding histidine phosphatase family protein, with protein MAKPDGVVPGSIYLFRHGETEWSISGQHTGSTDLPLLPEGEAAARELGEILRHRRFERVLVSPLQRARHTAELAGLGDFEVEPLLREWDYGAYEGITTAEISERLGRPWEVFADGVTPGDTPGETVDEVATRGQQVIDKVWPALERGDVALFGHGHALRVLTAVWLGTTPRFGQHLILDAGSMSVLTHHRSTRCIGTYNLSPWRLLKDSTPS; from the coding sequence ATGGCCAAACCCGACGGCGTCGTGCCCGGCAGCATCTACCTCTTCCGCCACGGCGAGACCGAGTGGTCCATCAGTGGCCAGCACACCGGCAGCACCGACCTGCCGCTCCTCCCCGAGGGCGAGGCTGCCGCGCGCGAGCTCGGCGAGATCCTGCGCCACCGCCGCTTCGAGCGGGTCCTCGTCTCGCCACTGCAGCGGGCGCGCCACACGGCCGAGCTGGCCGGCCTGGGCGACTTCGAGGTCGAGCCGCTCCTGCGCGAGTGGGACTACGGCGCCTACGAGGGCATCACCACAGCCGAGATCTCCGAGCGGCTCGGCCGACCCTGGGAGGTCTTCGCCGACGGCGTCACGCCCGGCGACACCCCGGGCGAGACCGTCGACGAGGTGGCGACCCGCGGCCAGCAGGTCATCGACAAGGTCTGGCCCGCCCTCGAGCGCGGCGACGTCGCCCTCTTCGGACACGGGCACGCGCTCCGCGTCCTCACCGCCGTCTGGCTGGGAACCACCCCTCGCTTCGGTCAGCACCTCATCCTCGACGCGGGCTCGATGAGCGTGCTGACGCACCACCGGTCCACCCGCTGCATCGGGACCTACAACCTGTCCCCGTGGCGCCTGCTCAAGGACTCCACCCCGTCGTAG